A window of the Myxocyprinus asiaticus isolate MX2 ecotype Aquarium Trade chromosome 11, UBuf_Myxa_2, whole genome shotgun sequence genome harbors these coding sequences:
- the LOC127448538 gene encoding calcium-responsive transcription factor-like isoform X3 has product MEEEERDVENAVKSEERDDADSQPKKTGAGLEPHKNSETEAKEHLYVQNLPSAFPAPETAAANQKSSTVPVQTDNLVILDQDGEPIQYQRMISLIFKVIVTGKCGELFAVPSVPVPSVPHMLLPHCQLLDVAQSSGAFVEKTRHQSVITSIINNDGTNSLAAVAAQSVTAAKSQKKGFPDVFGTPVKPLPPGAPNWALRLCECEKIGESYRGYCNSEAELEAVLLLHKQQTYTVFGTRQSPSPAKPATRLMWKSLYVPYDGIPFVNAGSRAIVMECQFGPRRKGIQPKKGSEQETNQSFQYKATCPARIYIKKVRKFPEYKVPTDPKIDKKVVRQEQEKAFISLKKSSWDVGGVERYYIQLPTENAHLYHDLDTAKLPPLPEQICFTEDQRNEEEESEEVEDNQNEDGTSAPSRLHPLVADKIWELVAQGFNQVYTVRKQLSRRFVEHEIFKSDEVLERHNLCYFPTVNDIKNHIHEAQKALQLTGAPLATSDAEWKADADDLLSETVTYTLTPATKDVSFQKEGLLDGSDTLSPKAVQLFSSLTSLQPRIFAHFQGIQLHSVEGNPQQTTATSEPTDPSSLP; this is encoded by the exons gAACCTCATAAAAACTCAGAAACAGAGGCTAAAGAACATCTATATGTACAAAATCTTCCATCAGCCTTTCCAGCCCCAGaaacagcagcagccaatcagaagTCCTCCACAGTCCCTGTTCAAACAGACAACTTAGTCATACTTGACCAAGATGGAGAGCCTATTCAGTATCAACGGATG ATATCCTTAATTTTTAAGGTGATCGTGACAGGGAAGTGTGGAGAGTTATTTGCTGTCCCATCTGTCCCTGTCCCATCTGTCCCTCACATGTTACTACCTCATTGTCAGCTGCTGGATGTAGCACAGTCATCAG GTGCCTTTGTTGAGAAAACAAGACACCAGTCAGTCATCACATCCATAATAAACAATGATGGCACTAATAGTTTAGCTGCAGTAGCAGCTCAGAGTGTCACTGCTGCTAAAAGTCAGAAGAAAGG ATTTCCTGATGTATTTGGGACCCCAGTGAAGCCACTGCCACCAGGGGCACCAAACTGGGCTCTGAGACTGTGCGAGTGTGAG AAGATCGGAGAGTCGTACCGTGGTTACTGTAACTCAGAGGCCGAGCTGGAGGCTGTTTTGCTTCTACACAAGCAGCAGACTTACACTGTGTTCGGCACCCGTCAGTCACCATCACCTGCAAAACCTGCCACCCGACTCATGTGGAAATCACTATATGTGCCCTACGATGGCATTCCTTTTGTTAATGCAG GGAGCAGAGCCATTGTGATGGAATGCCAGTTTGGTCCACGGAGGAAGGGTATCCAACCTAAAAAAGGGTCTGAGCAAGAAACGAATCAAAGTTTCCAATACAAAGCAACCTGCCCTGCCAG GATATATATTAAGAAAGTACGAAAATTCCCAGAGTACAAGGTTCCAACAGATCCCAAAATAGACAAGAAGGTAGTGCGCCAAGAGCAGGAGAAAGCCTTTATCAGCCTCAAGAAGAGTTCTTGGGATGTCGGAGGGGTTGAAAG GTATTACATACAACTCCCTACAGAGAATGCCCATCTTTACCATGATCTGGACACTGCAAAGCTACCTCCACTTCCAGAGCAGATCTGCTTTACAGAGGACCAACGGAATGAGGAAGAAGAGTCAGAGGAGGTGGAAGATAATCAAAACGAGGATGGCACATCTGCCCCCTCTCGACTGCACCCACTTGTGGCAGATAAGATCTGGGAGTTGGTGGCACAAGGCTTTAACCAGGTTTACACTGTCCGCAAGCAGCTCAG CAGGAGGTTTGTGGAACATGAGATTTTCAAGTCAGATGAGGTGCTTGAGAGACATAATCTGTGTTACTTTCCCACTGTCAATGACATCAAGAACCACATCCATGAGGCTCAGAAAGCTCTTCAGCTGACAGGGGCACCACTGGCTACCTCAGATGCAGAG TGGAAAGCAGATGCTGATGACCTGTTATCAGAGACTGTAACCTATACCTTGACTCCTGCTACTAAGGATG TATCCTTTCAGAAGGAAGGACTCTTGGATGGGAGTGACACTCTTTCTCCGAAGGCTGTGCAGCTCTTCAGCTCTCTGACATCACTGCAGCCCAGGATCTTTGCACATTTCCAG GGTATCCAGCTACATTCAGTGGAAGGCAATCCTCAGCAGACTACAGCAACATCAGAACCCACAGATCCATCTAGTCTCCCATAG
- the LOC127448538 gene encoding calcium-responsive transcription factor-like isoform X2 produces the protein MEEEERDVENAVKSEERDDADSQPKKTGAGLEPHKNSETEAKEHLYVQNLPSAFPAPETAAANQKSSTVPVQTDNLVILDQDGEPIQYQRMISLIFKVIVTGKCGELFAVPSVPVPSVPHMLLPHCQLLDVAQSSGAFVEKTRHQSVITSIINNDGTNSLAAVAAQSVTAAKSQKKGFPDVFGTPVKPLPPGAPNWALRLCECEQKIGESYRGYCNSEAELEAVLLLHKQQTYTVFGTRQSPSPAKPATRLMWKSLYVPYDGIPFVNAGSRAIVMECQFGPRRKGIQPKKGSEQETNQSFQYKATCPARIYIKKVRKFPEYKVPTDPKIDKKVVRQEQEKAFISLKKSSWDVGGVERYYIQLPTENAHLYHDLDTAKLPPLPEQICFTEDQRNEEEESEEVEDNQNEDGTSAPSRLHPLVADKIWELVAQGFNQVYTVRKQLRRFVEHEIFKSDEVLERHNLCYFPTVNDIKNHIHEAQKALQLTGAPLATSDAEWKADADDLLSETVTYTLTPATKDVSFQKEGLLDGSDTLSPKAVQLFSSLTSLQPRIFAHFQGIQLHSVEGNPQQTTATSEPTDPSSLP, from the exons gAACCTCATAAAAACTCAGAAACAGAGGCTAAAGAACATCTATATGTACAAAATCTTCCATCAGCCTTTCCAGCCCCAGaaacagcagcagccaatcagaagTCCTCCACAGTCCCTGTTCAAACAGACAACTTAGTCATACTTGACCAAGATGGAGAGCCTATTCAGTATCAACGGATG ATATCCTTAATTTTTAAGGTGATCGTGACAGGGAAGTGTGGAGAGTTATTTGCTGTCCCATCTGTCCCTGTCCCATCTGTCCCTCACATGTTACTACCTCATTGTCAGCTGCTGGATGTAGCACAGTCATCAG GTGCCTTTGTTGAGAAAACAAGACACCAGTCAGTCATCACATCCATAATAAACAATGATGGCACTAATAGTTTAGCTGCAGTAGCAGCTCAGAGTGTCACTGCTGCTAAAAGTCAGAAGAAAGG ATTTCCTGATGTATTTGGGACCCCAGTGAAGCCACTGCCACCAGGGGCACCAAACTGGGCTCTGAGACTGTGCGAGTGTGAG CAGAAGATCGGAGAGTCGTACCGTGGTTACTGTAACTCAGAGGCCGAGCTGGAGGCTGTTTTGCTTCTACACAAGCAGCAGACTTACACTGTGTTCGGCACCCGTCAGTCACCATCACCTGCAAAACCTGCCACCCGACTCATGTGGAAATCACTATATGTGCCCTACGATGGCATTCCTTTTGTTAATGCAG GGAGCAGAGCCATTGTGATGGAATGCCAGTTTGGTCCACGGAGGAAGGGTATCCAACCTAAAAAAGGGTCTGAGCAAGAAACGAATCAAAGTTTCCAATACAAAGCAACCTGCCCTGCCAG GATATATATTAAGAAAGTACGAAAATTCCCAGAGTACAAGGTTCCAACAGATCCCAAAATAGACAAGAAGGTAGTGCGCCAAGAGCAGGAGAAAGCCTTTATCAGCCTCAAGAAGAGTTCTTGGGATGTCGGAGGGGTTGAAAG GTATTACATACAACTCCCTACAGAGAATGCCCATCTTTACCATGATCTGGACACTGCAAAGCTACCTCCACTTCCAGAGCAGATCTGCTTTACAGAGGACCAACGGAATGAGGAAGAAGAGTCAGAGGAGGTGGAAGATAATCAAAACGAGGATGGCACATCTGCCCCCTCTCGACTGCACCCACTTGTGGCAGATAAGATCTGGGAGTTGGTGGCACAAGGCTTTAACCAGGTTTACACTGTCCGCAAGCAGCTCAG GAGGTTTGTGGAACATGAGATTTTCAAGTCAGATGAGGTGCTTGAGAGACATAATCTGTGTTACTTTCCCACTGTCAATGACATCAAGAACCACATCCATGAGGCTCAGAAAGCTCTTCAGCTGACAGGGGCACCACTGGCTACCTCAGATGCAGAG TGGAAAGCAGATGCTGATGACCTGTTATCAGAGACTGTAACCTATACCTTGACTCCTGCTACTAAGGATG TATCCTTTCAGAAGGAAGGACTCTTGGATGGGAGTGACACTCTTTCTCCGAAGGCTGTGCAGCTCTTCAGCTCTCTGACATCACTGCAGCCCAGGATCTTTGCACATTTCCAG GGTATCCAGCTACATTCAGTGGAAGGCAATCCTCAGCAGACTACAGCAACATCAGAACCCACAGATCCATCTAGTCTCCCATAG
- the LOC127448538 gene encoding calcium-responsive transcription factor-like isoform X1, producing the protein MEEEERDVENAVKSEERDDADSQPKKTGAGLEPHKNSETEAKEHLYVQNLPSAFPAPETAAANQKSSTVPVQTDNLVILDQDGEPIQYQRMISLIFKVIVTGKCGELFAVPSVPVPSVPHMLLPHCQLLDVAQSSGAFVEKTRHQSVITSIINNDGTNSLAAVAAQSVTAAKSQKKGFPDVFGTPVKPLPPGAPNWALRLCECEQKIGESYRGYCNSEAELEAVLLLHKQQTYTVFGTRQSPSPAKPATRLMWKSLYVPYDGIPFVNAGSRAIVMECQFGPRRKGIQPKKGSEQETNQSFQYKATCPARIYIKKVRKFPEYKVPTDPKIDKKVVRQEQEKAFISLKKSSWDVGGVERYYIQLPTENAHLYHDLDTAKLPPLPEQICFTEDQRNEEEESEEVEDNQNEDGTSAPSRLHPLVADKIWELVAQGFNQVYTVRKQLSRRFVEHEIFKSDEVLERHNLCYFPTVNDIKNHIHEAQKALQLTGAPLATSDAEWKADADDLLSETVTYTLTPATKDVSFQKEGLLDGSDTLSPKAVQLFSSLTSLQPRIFAHFQGIQLHSVEGNPQQTTATSEPTDPSSLP; encoded by the exons gAACCTCATAAAAACTCAGAAACAGAGGCTAAAGAACATCTATATGTACAAAATCTTCCATCAGCCTTTCCAGCCCCAGaaacagcagcagccaatcagaagTCCTCCACAGTCCCTGTTCAAACAGACAACTTAGTCATACTTGACCAAGATGGAGAGCCTATTCAGTATCAACGGATG ATATCCTTAATTTTTAAGGTGATCGTGACAGGGAAGTGTGGAGAGTTATTTGCTGTCCCATCTGTCCCTGTCCCATCTGTCCCTCACATGTTACTACCTCATTGTCAGCTGCTGGATGTAGCACAGTCATCAG GTGCCTTTGTTGAGAAAACAAGACACCAGTCAGTCATCACATCCATAATAAACAATGATGGCACTAATAGTTTAGCTGCAGTAGCAGCTCAGAGTGTCACTGCTGCTAAAAGTCAGAAGAAAGG ATTTCCTGATGTATTTGGGACCCCAGTGAAGCCACTGCCACCAGGGGCACCAAACTGGGCTCTGAGACTGTGCGAGTGTGAG CAGAAGATCGGAGAGTCGTACCGTGGTTACTGTAACTCAGAGGCCGAGCTGGAGGCTGTTTTGCTTCTACACAAGCAGCAGACTTACACTGTGTTCGGCACCCGTCAGTCACCATCACCTGCAAAACCTGCCACCCGACTCATGTGGAAATCACTATATGTGCCCTACGATGGCATTCCTTTTGTTAATGCAG GGAGCAGAGCCATTGTGATGGAATGCCAGTTTGGTCCACGGAGGAAGGGTATCCAACCTAAAAAAGGGTCTGAGCAAGAAACGAATCAAAGTTTCCAATACAAAGCAACCTGCCCTGCCAG GATATATATTAAGAAAGTACGAAAATTCCCAGAGTACAAGGTTCCAACAGATCCCAAAATAGACAAGAAGGTAGTGCGCCAAGAGCAGGAGAAAGCCTTTATCAGCCTCAAGAAGAGTTCTTGGGATGTCGGAGGGGTTGAAAG GTATTACATACAACTCCCTACAGAGAATGCCCATCTTTACCATGATCTGGACACTGCAAAGCTACCTCCACTTCCAGAGCAGATCTGCTTTACAGAGGACCAACGGAATGAGGAAGAAGAGTCAGAGGAGGTGGAAGATAATCAAAACGAGGATGGCACATCTGCCCCCTCTCGACTGCACCCACTTGTGGCAGATAAGATCTGGGAGTTGGTGGCACAAGGCTTTAACCAGGTTTACACTGTCCGCAAGCAGCTCAG CAGGAGGTTTGTGGAACATGAGATTTTCAAGTCAGATGAGGTGCTTGAGAGACATAATCTGTGTTACTTTCCCACTGTCAATGACATCAAGAACCACATCCATGAGGCTCAGAAAGCTCTTCAGCTGACAGGGGCACCACTGGCTACCTCAGATGCAGAG TGGAAAGCAGATGCTGATGACCTGTTATCAGAGACTGTAACCTATACCTTGACTCCTGCTACTAAGGATG TATCCTTTCAGAAGGAAGGACTCTTGGATGGGAGTGACACTCTTTCTCCGAAGGCTGTGCAGCTCTTCAGCTCTCTGACATCACTGCAGCCCAGGATCTTTGCACATTTCCAG GGTATCCAGCTACATTCAGTGGAAGGCAATCCTCAGCAGACTACAGCAACATCAGAACCCACAGATCCATCTAGTCTCCCATAG
- the LOC127448538 gene encoding calcium-responsive transcription factor-like isoform X6 — MEEEERDVENAVKSEERDDADSQPKKTGAGLEPHKNSETEAKEHLYVQNLPSAFPAPETAAANQKSSTVPVQTDNLVILDQDGEPIQYQRMVIVTGKCGELFAVPSVPVPSVPHMLLPHCQLLDVAQSSGAFVEKTRHQSVITSIINNDGTNSLAAVAAQSVTAAKSQKKGFPDVFGTPVKPLPPGAPNWALRLCECEKIGESYRGYCNSEAELEAVLLLHKQQTYTVFGTRQSPSPAKPATRLMWKSLYVPYDGIPFVNAGSRAIVMECQFGPRRKGIQPKKGSEQETNQSFQYKATCPARIYIKKVRKFPEYKVPTDPKIDKKVVRQEQEKAFISLKKSSWDVGGVERYYIQLPTENAHLYHDLDTAKLPPLPEQICFTEDQRNEEEESEEVEDNQNEDGTSAPSRLHPLVADKIWELVAQGFNQVYTVRKQLSRRFVEHEIFKSDEVLERHNLCYFPTVNDIKNHIHEAQKALQLTGAPLATSDAEWKADADDLLSETVTYTLTPATKDVSFQKEGLLDGSDTLSPKAVQLFSSLTSLQPRIFAHFQGIQLHSVEGNPQQTTATSEPTDPSSLP; from the exons gAACCTCATAAAAACTCAGAAACAGAGGCTAAAGAACATCTATATGTACAAAATCTTCCATCAGCCTTTCCAGCCCCAGaaacagcagcagccaatcagaagTCCTCCACAGTCCCTGTTCAAACAGACAACTTAGTCATACTTGACCAAGATGGAGAGCCTATTCAGTATCAACGGATG GTGATCGTGACAGGGAAGTGTGGAGAGTTATTTGCTGTCCCATCTGTCCCTGTCCCATCTGTCCCTCACATGTTACTACCTCATTGTCAGCTGCTGGATGTAGCACAGTCATCAG GTGCCTTTGTTGAGAAAACAAGACACCAGTCAGTCATCACATCCATAATAAACAATGATGGCACTAATAGTTTAGCTGCAGTAGCAGCTCAGAGTGTCACTGCTGCTAAAAGTCAGAAGAAAGG ATTTCCTGATGTATTTGGGACCCCAGTGAAGCCACTGCCACCAGGGGCACCAAACTGGGCTCTGAGACTGTGCGAGTGTGAG AAGATCGGAGAGTCGTACCGTGGTTACTGTAACTCAGAGGCCGAGCTGGAGGCTGTTTTGCTTCTACACAAGCAGCAGACTTACACTGTGTTCGGCACCCGTCAGTCACCATCACCTGCAAAACCTGCCACCCGACTCATGTGGAAATCACTATATGTGCCCTACGATGGCATTCCTTTTGTTAATGCAG GGAGCAGAGCCATTGTGATGGAATGCCAGTTTGGTCCACGGAGGAAGGGTATCCAACCTAAAAAAGGGTCTGAGCAAGAAACGAATCAAAGTTTCCAATACAAAGCAACCTGCCCTGCCAG GATATATATTAAGAAAGTACGAAAATTCCCAGAGTACAAGGTTCCAACAGATCCCAAAATAGACAAGAAGGTAGTGCGCCAAGAGCAGGAGAAAGCCTTTATCAGCCTCAAGAAGAGTTCTTGGGATGTCGGAGGGGTTGAAAG GTATTACATACAACTCCCTACAGAGAATGCCCATCTTTACCATGATCTGGACACTGCAAAGCTACCTCCACTTCCAGAGCAGATCTGCTTTACAGAGGACCAACGGAATGAGGAAGAAGAGTCAGAGGAGGTGGAAGATAATCAAAACGAGGATGGCACATCTGCCCCCTCTCGACTGCACCCACTTGTGGCAGATAAGATCTGGGAGTTGGTGGCACAAGGCTTTAACCAGGTTTACACTGTCCGCAAGCAGCTCAG CAGGAGGTTTGTGGAACATGAGATTTTCAAGTCAGATGAGGTGCTTGAGAGACATAATCTGTGTTACTTTCCCACTGTCAATGACATCAAGAACCACATCCATGAGGCTCAGAAAGCTCTTCAGCTGACAGGGGCACCACTGGCTACCTCAGATGCAGAG TGGAAAGCAGATGCTGATGACCTGTTATCAGAGACTGTAACCTATACCTTGACTCCTGCTACTAAGGATG TATCCTTTCAGAAGGAAGGACTCTTGGATGGGAGTGACACTCTTTCTCCGAAGGCTGTGCAGCTCTTCAGCTCTCTGACATCACTGCAGCCCAGGATCTTTGCACATTTCCAG GGTATCCAGCTACATTCAGTGGAAGGCAATCCTCAGCAGACTACAGCAACATCAGAACCCACAGATCCATCTAGTCTCCCATAG
- the LOC127448538 gene encoding calcium-responsive transcription factor-like isoform X5, whose product MEEEERDVENAVKSEERDDADSQPKKTGAGLEPHKNSETEAKEHLYVQNLPSAFPAPETAAANQKSSTVPVQTDNLVILDQDGEPIQYQRMVIVTGKCGELFAVPSVPVPSVPHMLLPHCQLLDVAQSSGAFVEKTRHQSVITSIINNDGTNSLAAVAAQSVTAAKSQKKGFPDVFGTPVKPLPPGAPNWALRLCECEQKIGESYRGYCNSEAELEAVLLLHKQQTYTVFGTRQSPSPAKPATRLMWKSLYVPYDGIPFVNAGSRAIVMECQFGPRRKGIQPKKGSEQETNQSFQYKATCPARIYIKKVRKFPEYKVPTDPKIDKKVVRQEQEKAFISLKKSSWDVGGVERYYIQLPTENAHLYHDLDTAKLPPLPEQICFTEDQRNEEEESEEVEDNQNEDGTSAPSRLHPLVADKIWELVAQGFNQVYTVRKQLSRRFVEHEIFKSDEVLERHNLCYFPTVNDIKNHIHEAQKALQLTGAPLATSDAEWKADADDLLSETVTYTLTPATKDVSFQKEGLLDGSDTLSPKAVQLFSSLTSLQPRIFAHFQGIQLHSVEGNPQQTTATSEPTDPSSLP is encoded by the exons gAACCTCATAAAAACTCAGAAACAGAGGCTAAAGAACATCTATATGTACAAAATCTTCCATCAGCCTTTCCAGCCCCAGaaacagcagcagccaatcagaagTCCTCCACAGTCCCTGTTCAAACAGACAACTTAGTCATACTTGACCAAGATGGAGAGCCTATTCAGTATCAACGGATG GTGATCGTGACAGGGAAGTGTGGAGAGTTATTTGCTGTCCCATCTGTCCCTGTCCCATCTGTCCCTCACATGTTACTACCTCATTGTCAGCTGCTGGATGTAGCACAGTCATCAG GTGCCTTTGTTGAGAAAACAAGACACCAGTCAGTCATCACATCCATAATAAACAATGATGGCACTAATAGTTTAGCTGCAGTAGCAGCTCAGAGTGTCACTGCTGCTAAAAGTCAGAAGAAAGG ATTTCCTGATGTATTTGGGACCCCAGTGAAGCCACTGCCACCAGGGGCACCAAACTGGGCTCTGAGACTGTGCGAGTGTGAG CAGAAGATCGGAGAGTCGTACCGTGGTTACTGTAACTCAGAGGCCGAGCTGGAGGCTGTTTTGCTTCTACACAAGCAGCAGACTTACACTGTGTTCGGCACCCGTCAGTCACCATCACCTGCAAAACCTGCCACCCGACTCATGTGGAAATCACTATATGTGCCCTACGATGGCATTCCTTTTGTTAATGCAG GGAGCAGAGCCATTGTGATGGAATGCCAGTTTGGTCCACGGAGGAAGGGTATCCAACCTAAAAAAGGGTCTGAGCAAGAAACGAATCAAAGTTTCCAATACAAAGCAACCTGCCCTGCCAG GATATATATTAAGAAAGTACGAAAATTCCCAGAGTACAAGGTTCCAACAGATCCCAAAATAGACAAGAAGGTAGTGCGCCAAGAGCAGGAGAAAGCCTTTATCAGCCTCAAGAAGAGTTCTTGGGATGTCGGAGGGGTTGAAAG GTATTACATACAACTCCCTACAGAGAATGCCCATCTTTACCATGATCTGGACACTGCAAAGCTACCTCCACTTCCAGAGCAGATCTGCTTTACAGAGGACCAACGGAATGAGGAAGAAGAGTCAGAGGAGGTGGAAGATAATCAAAACGAGGATGGCACATCTGCCCCCTCTCGACTGCACCCACTTGTGGCAGATAAGATCTGGGAGTTGGTGGCACAAGGCTTTAACCAGGTTTACACTGTCCGCAAGCAGCTCAG CAGGAGGTTTGTGGAACATGAGATTTTCAAGTCAGATGAGGTGCTTGAGAGACATAATCTGTGTTACTTTCCCACTGTCAATGACATCAAGAACCACATCCATGAGGCTCAGAAAGCTCTTCAGCTGACAGGGGCACCACTGGCTACCTCAGATGCAGAG TGGAAAGCAGATGCTGATGACCTGTTATCAGAGACTGTAACCTATACCTTGACTCCTGCTACTAAGGATG TATCCTTTCAGAAGGAAGGACTCTTGGATGGGAGTGACACTCTTTCTCCGAAGGCTGTGCAGCTCTTCAGCTCTCTGACATCACTGCAGCCCAGGATCTTTGCACATTTCCAG GGTATCCAGCTACATTCAGTGGAAGGCAATCCTCAGCAGACTACAGCAACATCAGAACCCACAGATCCATCTAGTCTCCCATAG
- the LOC127448538 gene encoding calcium-responsive transcription factor-like isoform X4, whose product MEEEERDVENAVKSEERDDADSQPKKTGAGLEPHKNSETEAKEHLYVQNLPSAFPAPETAAANQKSSTVPVQTDNLVILDQDGEPIQYQRMISLIFKVIVTGKCGELFAVPSVPVPSVPHMLLPHCQLLDVAQSSGAFVEKTRHQSVITSIINNDGTNSLAAVAAQSVTAAKSQKKGFPDVFGTPVKPLPPGAPNWALRLCECEKIGESYRGYCNSEAELEAVLLLHKQQTYTVFGTRQSPSPAKPATRLMWKSLYVPYDGIPFVNAGSRAIVMECQFGPRRKGIQPKKGSEQETNQSFQYKATCPARIYIKKVRKFPEYKVPTDPKIDKKVVRQEQEKAFISLKKSSWDVGGVERYYIQLPTENAHLYHDLDTAKLPPLPEQICFTEDQRNEEEESEEVEDNQNEDGTSAPSRLHPLVADKIWELVAQGFNQVYTVRKQLRRFVEHEIFKSDEVLERHNLCYFPTVNDIKNHIHEAQKALQLTGAPLATSDAEWKADADDLLSETVTYTLTPATKDVSFQKEGLLDGSDTLSPKAVQLFSSLTSLQPRIFAHFQGIQLHSVEGNPQQTTATSEPTDPSSLP is encoded by the exons gAACCTCATAAAAACTCAGAAACAGAGGCTAAAGAACATCTATATGTACAAAATCTTCCATCAGCCTTTCCAGCCCCAGaaacagcagcagccaatcagaagTCCTCCACAGTCCCTGTTCAAACAGACAACTTAGTCATACTTGACCAAGATGGAGAGCCTATTCAGTATCAACGGATG ATATCCTTAATTTTTAAGGTGATCGTGACAGGGAAGTGTGGAGAGTTATTTGCTGTCCCATCTGTCCCTGTCCCATCTGTCCCTCACATGTTACTACCTCATTGTCAGCTGCTGGATGTAGCACAGTCATCAG GTGCCTTTGTTGAGAAAACAAGACACCAGTCAGTCATCACATCCATAATAAACAATGATGGCACTAATAGTTTAGCTGCAGTAGCAGCTCAGAGTGTCACTGCTGCTAAAAGTCAGAAGAAAGG ATTTCCTGATGTATTTGGGACCCCAGTGAAGCCACTGCCACCAGGGGCACCAAACTGGGCTCTGAGACTGTGCGAGTGTGAG AAGATCGGAGAGTCGTACCGTGGTTACTGTAACTCAGAGGCCGAGCTGGAGGCTGTTTTGCTTCTACACAAGCAGCAGACTTACACTGTGTTCGGCACCCGTCAGTCACCATCACCTGCAAAACCTGCCACCCGACTCATGTGGAAATCACTATATGTGCCCTACGATGGCATTCCTTTTGTTAATGCAG GGAGCAGAGCCATTGTGATGGAATGCCAGTTTGGTCCACGGAGGAAGGGTATCCAACCTAAAAAAGGGTCTGAGCAAGAAACGAATCAAAGTTTCCAATACAAAGCAACCTGCCCTGCCAG GATATATATTAAGAAAGTACGAAAATTCCCAGAGTACAAGGTTCCAACAGATCCCAAAATAGACAAGAAGGTAGTGCGCCAAGAGCAGGAGAAAGCCTTTATCAGCCTCAAGAAGAGTTCTTGGGATGTCGGAGGGGTTGAAAG GTATTACATACAACTCCCTACAGAGAATGCCCATCTTTACCATGATCTGGACACTGCAAAGCTACCTCCACTTCCAGAGCAGATCTGCTTTACAGAGGACCAACGGAATGAGGAAGAAGAGTCAGAGGAGGTGGAAGATAATCAAAACGAGGATGGCACATCTGCCCCCTCTCGACTGCACCCACTTGTGGCAGATAAGATCTGGGAGTTGGTGGCACAAGGCTTTAACCAGGTTTACACTGTCCGCAAGCAGCTCAG GAGGTTTGTGGAACATGAGATTTTCAAGTCAGATGAGGTGCTTGAGAGACATAATCTGTGTTACTTTCCCACTGTCAATGACATCAAGAACCACATCCATGAGGCTCAGAAAGCTCTTCAGCTGACAGGGGCACCACTGGCTACCTCAGATGCAGAG TGGAAAGCAGATGCTGATGACCTGTTATCAGAGACTGTAACCTATACCTTGACTCCTGCTACTAAGGATG TATCCTTTCAGAAGGAAGGACTCTTGGATGGGAGTGACACTCTTTCTCCGAAGGCTGTGCAGCTCTTCAGCTCTCTGACATCACTGCAGCCCAGGATCTTTGCACATTTCCAG GGTATCCAGCTACATTCAGTGGAAGGCAATCCTCAGCAGACTACAGCAACATCAGAACCCACAGATCCATCTAGTCTCCCATAG